The nucleotide window ACCTGTCCCATTTTATCACAATCCTGTTGAAAGGAAGAAGCCTTACGAGGACAGTGTGTTTGCCACAGCGCTGAGCCGTGACAGCTGCAGCAGCGGCTCCTGGAGCACAGGCCTGCTGGTGTGGGCTCACCACCCTCACAGCCATTTGTCTGGCGGCTTGTATGTAGATGGATTTGTTCAGTAATCCAAAAATGGAAGGGTGATTTGGAACGTTGAGCAGCAGGCTGAGGGCGGCTGTGCATTCTGCTTTGCACTTGCCCGCTACATTGACAGCCCAAGAAACTCACCTGCTCCAGCCCAGTGCATTCtggacatttcttctttttatcatcTTACCAACCTCTCTTAAAATCAACTTcattaaaatggatttttctaGAGTAACCACCAAATCACCTCCCCAACTCTCAGTCCATTTTCTGGTCAAACCATTTGTTACGTGATTCAATTCCAAATATAATATGTGTCTGCTACTGTTAAGTCGTCGCCTTACAGTCAGCCTCAGGGGTCGTCATAAACTCCAAGTTTCACGTTTCTGTCTGTATTCTTAGAAGGCTGATGGGTTCCATTTTCTCCTCGATAGTGCTCATGGGGAAAATGTGGCAATTTTTCACTTTAGATGTTTGTGAAGTGTTGGGGAGAGTGAGGGGTTTGTTCTTACATGGTGTGCCATTGACGCAAagcattttttcttcctgtttttaggCTGCATTTGATGCCAGAAGGCAAACACAACCTGCATTTGCGTTTTGCAAATGAATTCAACAGGTTAGCAGAAGGCTTCCTGCAGTGAGAGTGCGCACTGGAGTCTCGGTGGCTCCTTCGCGTGGGGCTTCATCGTGTTGCTGCCTGTTACCATGATGCCTTTGAAACCTTCTGCCTTGGAAACTTTCTACCCCTCCCTTCAATCTTATCCTGACCAGATGAGAACAATGACATACTGAAACCAGCCTCTAGCttcagactgggcacggtggctcaccgctataatctcagcactttgggaggctgaggcgggagaattgcctgagcctaggagttcaagaccaacttgtgcaatatagggagactctggctctacaaaaaaaaaagttttttagaaTTAGCCAGACgaagtggcacacacctgtggtcccagctgctccggaagctgaggcggaggatcacttgagccaattcaaagctgcaatgagctgtgattgcatcactgcactccaacctgggcaacagagtaagatcttgtctttaaaaaaaaaaaaaaaaaggaataaagcctCTAACTTCAATAGCTATGAAAATTAAATCTGATTTTCTAATATGAAGTTGTGATAGGTTATACCATTGTCTTAACAGGTGAATTCCTGCCataatttactttcaaataaattttacctGGAGAATGTGTAGTGTCAATGTTGGAGATTTTAAGACGTCTTGAATTTATACTGTACCTTTTATCTGAGAGGTTCAAGCTTcacttgtgtttttatttgtgtttatcatATTCAAAGAGAAGTAGGGAGAGTCCGTGCCTGAGGTCCTCAATTCTAAGATCATAGGACGTCCAGACCAGCAGCAGATAGAAGCAGGTTTGCTTTACCCCATATCCCTCTTTACTCCTGGTTCACTTTTGAGAGATGAATACTTTGGGCCAGTAAAGGCGAACAAAATACGTATTTTCATGGCTCTGTACTAAAAGGGCAGGAATGCtattaattaaaatactaaaGCAGAAATCCTACATTGCTATTAAACTTTgattaccacaataaaaacagTACCAAGTTAAACCTTGAAACTTTATACTTAAGCatttagagaaagaataaaaattacttgAAGGGAGAACAGAGACCACAAGGTTTTCTACACATGCTTTTTTATTAGTATAGATACCTTCACAGACAATACTGTAATTTTTAGAGGAGTTCCACATCATTACATCAACAGTGTGAATTTTTCTAACAGAGGCAAAACTGAGCACCATAGTTTACAAGTAGAAAGACCATGCTTGAGGACAATAGAAGTTCACTAAGGATGCACGATTGATTTCAGAAGTTCTTAAGCCTCGTCCTCGCCCTCCTCCTCCTCGAACTCCCCCTGTTCGTCGGCCGTGGCGTCCTGGTACTGCTGGTACTCAGACACCAGGTCGTTCATGTTGCTCTCGGCCTCGGTGAACTCCATCTCGTCCATGCCCTCGCCCGTGTACCAGTGCAGGAAGGCCTTGCGCCGGAACATGGCCGTGAACTGCTCCGAGATGCGCTTGAACAGCTCCTGGATGGCCGTGCTGTTGCCGATGAAGGTGGCCGACATCTTCAGGCCGCGGGGCGGGATGTCGCACACAGCCGTCTTCACGTTGTTGGGGATCCACTCCACGAAGTAGCTGCTGTTCTTGTTCTGCACGTTGAGCATCTGCTCGTCCACCTCCTTCATGGACATGCGGCCCCGGAAGATGGCAGCCACCGTCAGGTAGCGGCCGTGGCGCGGGTCGCAGGCGGCCATCATGTTCTTGGAGTCGAACATCTGCTGGGTGAGCTCGGGCACGGTGAGCGCGCGGTACTGCTGGCTGCCCCTGCTGGTGAGGGGCGCGAAGCCGGGCATGAAGAAGTGCAGGCGCGGGAAGGGCACCATGTTCACCGCCAGCTTGCGCAGGTCTGCGTTCAGCTGGCCCGGGAAGCGCAGGCAGGTGGTGACCCCGCTCATGGTGGCCGACACCAGGTGGTTGAGGTCCCCGTAGGTGGGGGTGGTCAGCTTCAGGGTGCGGAAGCAGATGTCGTACAGGGCCTCGTTATCAATGGAGTAGGTTTCATCTGTGTTTTCCACCAGCTGGTGGACAGAGAGGGTGGCGTTGTAGGGCTCCACCACCGTGTCTGACACCTTGGGTGAGGGCATGACGCTGAAGGTGTTCATGATGCGGTCTGGGTACTCTTCCCGGATCTTGCTGATGAGCAGGGTGCCCATCCCGGACCCGGTGCCACCCCCCAGAGAGTGGGTCAGCTGGAAGCCCTGGAGACAGTCACAGCTCTCTGACTCCTTCCTCACCACGTCCAGGACCGAGTCGACCAGCTCGGCTCCCTCTGTGTAGTGGCCCTTGGCCCAGTTATTCCCAGCTCCGCTCTGGCCTGCCAGAGGGAAAGTGAACATTAGACACTAAAACATAAGGAATTTCAAAATCTGTCATTTTGACTATGGAGGAGAAGGTAGGACTGGTCTTAGACTGGCAGATTCTTCTCTTTTGAATACTCTTCTTTTAcctgaagaaatatttttctgtgtcagCGACCTCAAAAACACTGGGGATCATAATAAAGTTAAGAAGTAAGTTTAGCTCATCGGAGGCTATTTACTGAGGAAGAGGATAGGGTTAGAAAACTTAATTGGTTctgaaatacatacatttttaacagGCATTCTCTTTATACTCAAGTACAATTAAACAGGCAAGGTGAAAGCAGTGTGACCGGGAGAGAAGGTGGCCTCAGCATCTGTCTAGCTCCGGTCATAACCTGTGCTTTTGGCCCCTGACTCTTTGAAGTCCTTTGAAGTTGCCTATAGCCTATGAAGCCTGGCTTGAAGCTTTTCcttgctctttcttccttccagtcTGAGGCTGCTCTGCAATGGAAGGGCTGCGGCAGCCCTCTGCAGGCTGGCGTTGATCTGTGAGCCATGACCGCCCATGGACTGCATGGAGCTAGGCCAGGACTCAGGGCTGCCGTGGACACAGTGTCACCTCAGCACTGAACACTACGAACTGTGCTTTGCAGGGCTGTTAGGAAGAAGGTGTCATTTGGCCAGTTCCCAGTGATCATGACTACATACCAAACACGAAGTTGTCTGGCCTGAAGATTTGGCCGAAGGGTCCAGACCTGACGGAGTCCATGGTGCCAGGCTCCAGATCCACCAGGATGGCCCGAGGTACGTATTTATTACCTGCAGGAAACAAGAACTGACTCAGACCTGTGCTTAGGGATGGACTCACAGCAGCATTCAATTCCAGCATCTGAGACAAAAGGAGAACAGGagattttctgcttttaagaaaaaGGAGGTCCTGAGCGTGCTTAACTGTGGCAAACAGGCAGGACTCTTAGGAAACCATAAAGCGTGTTTTTCCAGCAGTTGGCATTTGAAATGAATATGCAAGAAGCATGCCTTTGTCACGTGCATGTTCCTAGGACATTTCATCTCCCACATCATGGAAAACAAGGATTCCTGGGCACACACATCCCGCTACTCACCAGCAGCCTCATTGTAGTACACGTTGATTCTCTCCAGCTGCAAGTCACTGTCTCCATGGTAACTGCCTGTGGGGTCGATCCCATGCTCATCACTGATGACCTCCcaaaactgaaatgaaacaaGAACCACACCATGGCTCTGCATCCTGAATGTCACTAAGGATGGCCTTGTCTTCCTCCCATGTCCTTGGAACAGGGGCTTTTGTGGTCAGACAGTAAGTGCTAGACAGAGAGCAAAGAGCTGCACCCCCTATTTCCTGCAGCAGCCGCTGCTGAGGGGCTTGAAAATCTGCAGAGCATCGGCCATATTATGGCGATAGACTGAAAGGCTGGGAGgggccctggaggaggagggggcacAGCAGATGCCCTTCTAGGGAGAGTGTGGGGAGGGTAGAGAAATCGAGAAGGGGTACAGGGaggctctgtcaccccaggcagGGCTGAATGCCACTGCATCCGGGATGATTGATGGGTCGCGGCAGGACCAAGGACAGGGGGACCCACCCTGTGTCTGCCTCCAGGGATCAAGCTCTCTTGGCACAGATCCCAGGCACCCCTGCAACAGTGCAGGTTTAATGCTACACTGACCACCGGAGGGACTGGGCGAAGGGCATCAGGAGCCTGGGAGGGCACCTGGGCGGCAGTGGAAGGAGCTGGCCATGGTGAGGGCGCTGGCTCCATTGTGAATTTGCGGcagggagggggcggggaggcTGGGTGGGCAACATGGCGGTTCTCAAAGAGACCACGTCCTTGTACTGGCTCCCGCCCCCACTCATGCACCAGGCCCTCTGCTGCCTCCCACACAGCGGTCAGTAATTGCAGCCCCCGCCCAGCGCAGTCACCTGCCGCCTCGGGGACTGGCAGCAAAACTATCGCATTGTATGTGATCATGTCAAGACAGTGCCCGAGCAAGGAAATTTATCTAACACTCTCGCCTGTACGACCCAAAGGGAAGCCTCTGTTACATCTGTCAGTCCAGTgacactgcatgttttcattcAAACCGTAGagataaatacacaaattaaatTCATATGAAGCTAGCGCAATAAATGTGACCATAGCCCCGACCCAAGCTTCTGAGACAAATACACCCAGCGGAATGCCAACCGCGTCCCTCAGAAGGGCTGTGTCCCAGGGAAATCGAAAGGGCCCGGATTAAACGCACGCACAGCTGCGGCGCTGCGGGCATCCTGACGGGTCATGCAGCCTCCCGGGCCCCGCCCGGCGGCCTCGCCGCGGAATGTGCCACCCAGCCAGCCCGGGGTCGCCGCGgcctcccgcccccgccccggccccagccccagccccggccccagccccagccccagccccagcccgcACCCTCGGTCCCCACCCCAGGTCCCTCCGCGGCAGCGCACCCACCTTGGCGCCGATCTGGTTGCCGCACTGGCCCGCCTGGATGTGCACGATCTCGCGCATGGTGCCGGCTGCTGAGCGGGTGGCGCTGGCCCTCGGAGCGGTGCGCGGCGTGGACAGGCGGGCTTAGCTGCGCAGAGACCTGCCGCCGCCCCCCAGCTCCGTCTTTTATACCCGGGGACCCGCCCTGCCCGGTGACGTCATGACGGGCGGGGCTGCGGCCGCGGGGGTGGTGCGGCTGGGACTGCGGCACCGCGAGGGGGAGCCGGGGCGCGGTGCGAGGTGTGGGGGCGCTCGGCCCGTTGCGGCTGCCGCTGGGTCTGGGGTGGGCCGCCGGCCCCGCTGTCCCGCGGTCACCGCGGTGCCCGGACCTCCGACCCCGCCGCAGCCCCCTGCCGGATCCACGGGCGCGGGCGACCCCTGGGGCTGGGTTCTTCGCTTACGCCGCAgtccccaccccgccccgcccaCTCTGGACCCTCAAGGAGGGCTGGAGACCGGGGCCCCGGAACCAGGGGGAGGGGCTGCCTCGGAACAGGGTCCTCGCCTCCTAGGGGCGGGGAGAGGTGTCGAGTACCCTTTGGAGTGGGGAACTGGAAATTGAAGACCCATTTGCAGTGGGCTCTCCAGCGGGTAGCAAAGGTTTCCCGCATCCTGGGCAGGGGCCAGGACGCCGTTGGGGGGCGGTGGGCAGCGTGGAGAGGAGTGTGGAGCCCCGGGGAGCCGACGGGCAGCTGCCTGAAAGGAATGCCAGGATGGCAGGGTGGGCGCCCTTTCGCCCCTACAGGGAAGGAAGATGGTTTGGTctggggtgggagttggggggTCTAGAAAAGGGCTGGATTTGTCACATGTCTGCTTTGGGCTCCTGCGTCCTTGTAAAGGCCTTTTAAATGTGGAAAATTctgcgggtgtgtgtgtgtgtgtgtgtgtgtgtgtgtcagagaggaAAGACAGGAGGAATATATCTGCCACGTTGATGTGTCAGCTGATGGCCCTGCCCCTTACACCCCTTAGGTCACCTGATCCTCAGGGAAGCTTTCGGAGCTAGGCTGTCCAGTTCCGTAGACCCTAGGCATGGTGGCTGCCGAGCATTGAAACGTAGGTAGTCTGAACTGAGATGTGCTGTTAAGTGTGAAGTATACACTGGATTTTATGGGCTCAGTAAgttaaaataatgtgaaatatttcattattgatTCTTAAATATTGATCTATCAAAATAATAGTGTTTTGGATACATTGTGTTAAATGACTTGTTTTgagattagaaaatataaaattacatacttGGTTTCCATTTGCTGCTCACTTATGCATATTTTTGTTGACTACCACTGGCTTGGGGTAAGCATTATTACTACCCCAATTTCATAGCTCGGAAAGCGAGGCTGAAAGACCTGACcagtcacaaagctagtaaagGAAGGAATCTAAAGTCTTTGTATAAAGAGAAAGCCCAGGTGAGTTTTAAAGGCTTGGGTGGGCTGTGGTAAGGACCAGTCTTAATTATTCACAAAGATGGCCCTGCACAGTGGACTAGGTAACAGGGGCCTGGGGACTGCCTTTGGTTCCCAGCACATTCCGACTATATAATGATGATAATTACAGATGCCCTGGAGCTGGCTTTGTGGTAGGAAATGAGAAGCCATATATGAAAGCACACTGAGTTTATGGAGCAAAAATGCCTTGGTAAAACCCAAGGTGATGCCGTCATTCTTAATGTGCACCCTACTTGCCACCTCAATAGCTGGTCTGTATCGGAGGTGGAAAATAAAGCCAGATGTCTATGAGTAGCCTCTTAGGCCAAGTCAGGTCTTAATCACCCCAGCTTTAGGAAGTGCCCAGCATCCTCCCAGCATGTAGGTAGGCAGGTGCCTAGTGCCTCTTCACAGGGTGGGGACAGATTTCCTAGAACTTCTCCTCCTGTCTCCCCTCTCCCTGCTGCTGGGCCCCCAGTGGACAGCCTGTCCCTCGGATGCCGCTCCCAGGTACCCAGAGCTTGGACTCCaccttctccccacctccaccccacctcccacaTCTTGGCTCTTCACCACCAGCCGGAGCCTTCCAGAACCTCTCCAGTGAATGGCTTTTCTTGGGGTACCTTCACTCATTACACAGTTCTGAAAAGGTTTTTCCGGAGATAATTGCTTCTTGGCCTTTGTGTTTTAATTCAACGTGAAATCTGAGGCCAAATAGGAGCAGAGGATGAGACCTGAAAGGGACAGCACTGGGGACACAGGGACCCCTAGCAGCTGGGCGTTTCCCGGCCTGTGGAGCATGTGACCACTCTGCTGTTCCTAGCTCAGTCCTCCAGCAAGTCActgcacctctctgagcttctctCACCATATCTGAAGAATGGAAATGGATTTTTCTTACATTGGGAAGCTGAGAGGCACTGTCTGTGAACTGGACATCAGTGAGCGCACAGAAAATAAATCCATGGCAGGGCTCATGGGCGCAGGCCAGGCACCTGACTGTCTGCTCTGGATGGCTGGCAGTGAATGTTCTGCCCAAGTCAGCCTTCTCCTGCCTGGCAGCTCACGCCCAGACTACTTCTCTCTGGCGCCCTCCTCCCTCGGCGCCGCCCGTGATGTGTGTTAGTGTATAATCAGACAAACTCACACGCGGAGTTTTAAATAATGCCTGCCCTGCCTACGGTGACTCATCTGAGGCTGTGAGTTCCTGTTCTCCCCTCCCTCGCGGCAAGTGTAGATATCCTCAACCCCACCTTGCTGTCACTAAGCAACTCCACCTTGTACAGCACCGATGCAGATAACAGACGAAATGGAGCCTGCTAATTCTCCCCTTCCCTAGAATAGGCTTTTGAGGAGCACTCGCTCCCCTTTCATCCATTTTTCGGTGTCTAAAGAGGAGCAGCTCCACTGGCTGTTGGGTGGgcgggggatggggaaggggaagggaaccAACCTCCTCCAGCCTCAAGGCACTTCCTGCTTTAGACAGGATGCCACGCGCAGTGTCTGAGCCACCCCTACCCTGAAGGCATCATTggcgcggggggggggggggggggggggggcaggaggggaaaggaagggcagGTGTAATGACAAAATTCAGACTAGAGAATGTGTTCCTGGTAGGAGGCTGAGCCACATCTGTCTTTTACAGAAGGACATAATCTCTTACCCTTCTGCCTgcccttcctgcctcctgcttCAGAGGGCCCAACAAGAAGGGTCCTGGCAAGAATGTTCTAGTGAAAAGTACCCTGTGAATATGTGGTGCTATGATGGTATCATTACTGTTCATTGATGCCATCTCTAAGGGTGACAATTATGATCTAGTTGAAACAGATTTAGTTGGTCCAAGTAAAAGAGTCCTGGAATTTCGAAAACACCAGTTTCTTCAGCAGAATGACGAAAACCCAAGGACCATCCGAGCAACACAATTGTCTAAATTCGTATGGAACAGTCTTGCATCCTGTTTGTGTCCTCAGAGGAGGCCCAGGGAACTAGCTGCACTCTCCGCTCCAACTTCTTTCCCATGAAACTCATCCACTGTAGCCCCTgtctgctattttttaaataaaagcatctCTTTATGAAGATGGAAGAATTTTGTTCAAAGCATGTAAGAGGATGTAACCTTTTCAAAAGGTTACCTAAAATAAAACAGTCTGAACtccaattaaatttaattttaaaatatcaacccCACCaaagtttacaattttttttttcagatgactATAATAATACAGAGTAAATATACAGAAGTTTTTTTAGCCACTTTCTGGGATGGGCTATGTCCCAGAATGTGACATTCATATTACAAGTGTCAATCTGGGGCCTTTCAAAACtgaaagatgtctttttttttttttttttcttttgaaatggagtctctgtcgcccaggctggagtgcagtggcatgatctcggctcattgcaacctctgccccccaggctcaagcgatcctccggagtatgggattacaggcacgcacgaCCATgaccggttaatttttgtattttcagtagagacggttttgtcatgttggccaggctggtctcaaagatGTCATTCTTGATGTCAAATTCTCATTAAGCTATACccgaaaaattttttttaaaaatacaatgtacacagcaattatatatacatatatcttataTACATATTGTCTgattataaaattagaaacactTAGAAAGTACTAAAGAGTACAAGTGTATCTTTCCACTGTTCTcgagattttttttaatgcttgatgtattatattcctttttgtttgtccTATTCATGGGCTGTTTAGatgtttttgttcctttataactttttttttttgccttcaacattaagaatgaagaaaatactaTATCTTCTTATGCTATGACTTAGACATAATCTCACAAATTCTCAAAAACATGTAACTTACTCCCAACTATCATCGTCCCCATAATCTGAGGTGTCCAGACCATACTGAATTATCTGAGCAAACTCATCTCTGCTTCCCGTGACTAAGGCCGTTTAGAGGACTGGAATAAATGTCCCTACCTCAGTGCCCTCCTGCCGTGTTCCCTGACTGCTGAGGAGCACAGGGCCTAGAGTCGATGGACTGGCTGCGaatcctcactctgtcacttctTAGCTTCGTGACctcagcaagttacttaacctcgcTCTGCCttagttgcctcatctgtaaagtgatagTAATAATAGTACCCGCTTCCTGGGGTTGTGATAAAGCCTGAATGAATATGTGAAAGCACTTACAATACCACCTGCCCCAGTGttatataaatattagctattatacTGGTTAATCCCGTCCTCTCCccgctccttccctcccttttttcctccctccttcccctccatcCCTGGAGCTCTTCTTCATGAATCAGGACTCAATTCCAGAGCCACTTACGAGGCTCCCTTGCGGCGAGACTGCGGTCTCCTCCGGCCGCACGCTCTTCTGTACACAGCTCCGCACTACGCTCCTCGCCCCTAATCCCGAGGCTGGCGCTGCAGAGTGAGCGGGCGCAGGATCTCTAAGCGCGAGCCGAGGCGCCATCGGAACGCTCTTGCCCCCACCCAGACCCCGAAAGTCTGCAGGTCCAGGGTCCCTCTGCCCCACCTCTGCACCTTCCAGGGCAGAGGGCGCTGGGCGGCGCTGGGAGGCGCGAGGCACCCGGGAGAGCCGGCTCCGTGGCTTCCTACTGCCTGACTCCCTGACCACCTAGTTCTGGACCC belongs to Macaca thibetana thibetana isolate TM-01 chromosome 4, ASM2454274v1, whole genome shotgun sequence and includes:
- the LOC126952529 gene encoding tubulin beta-2A chain isoform X1, which encodes MREIVHIQAGQCGNQIGAKFWEVISDEHGIDPTGSYHGDSDLQLERINVYYNEAAGNKYVPRAILVDLEPGTMDSVRSGPFGQIFRPDNFVFGQSGAGNNWAKGHYTEGAELVDSVLDVVRKESESCDCLQGFQLTHSLGGGTGSGMGTLLISKIREEYPDRIMNTFSVMPSPKVSDTVVEPYNATLSVHQLVENTDETYSIDNEALYDICFRTLKLTTPTYGDLNHLVSATMSGVTTCLRFPGQLNADLRKLAVNMVPFPRLHFFMPGFAPLTSRGSQQYRALTVPELTQQMFDSKNMMAACDPRHGRYLTVAAIFRGRMSMKEVDEQMLNVQNKNSSYFVEWIPNNVKTAVCDIPPRGLKMSATFIGNSTAIQELFKRISEQFTAMFRRKAFLHWYTGEGMDEMEFTEAESNMNDLVSEYQQYQDATADEQGEFEEEEGEDEA
- the LOC126952529 gene encoding tubulin beta-2A chain isoform X2, with product MDSVRSGPFGQIFRPDNFVFGQSGAGNNWAKGHYTEGAELVDSVLDVVRKESESCDCLQGFQLTHSLGGGTGSGMGTLLISKIREEYPDRIMNTFSVMPSPKVSDTVVEPYNATLSVHQLVENTDETYSIDNEALYDICFRTLKLTTPTYGDLNHLVSATMSGVTTCLRFPGQLNADLRKLAVNMVPFPRLHFFMPGFAPLTSRGSQQYRALTVPELTQQMFDSKNMMAACDPRHGRYLTVAAIFRGRMSMKEVDEQMLNVQNKNSSYFVEWIPNNVKTAVCDIPPRGLKMSATFIGNSTAIQELFKRISEQFTAMFRRKAFLHWYTGEGMDEMEFTEAESNMNDLVSEYQQYQDATADEQGEFEEEEGEDEA